One Schlesneria paludicola DSM 18645 DNA segment encodes these proteins:
- a CDS encoding DUF423 domain-containing protein, with protein MTGARWISIGCIFCGLAVAFGAFAAHGLNQVFTEKYAGQTRDFAGQTVPLATKFLNDFRTGAEYQMYHGLALIAVGLVSERRPSRMTSIAGWAFAIGIVLFSGSLYTLTLTGATKWGAVTPLGGVAFLVGWLFLAISAIGRATSPALSSY; from the coding sequence ATGACAGGTGCGCGCTGGATCTCGATTGGATGCATTTTTTGTGGGCTGGCCGTGGCCTTCGGTGCGTTCGCGGCCCATGGATTGAATCAGGTCTTCACCGAAAAGTACGCGGGACAGACACGGGATTTCGCCGGACAAACCGTACCGCTCGCCACCAAGTTCTTGAACGACTTTCGCACGGGCGCCGAGTACCAGATGTATCACGGACTAGCACTGATCGCGGTCGGCCTAGTCTCTGAACGCCGCCCCTCGCGGATGACGTCGATCGCCGGGTGGGCATTCGCGATTGGAATCGTCCTGTTCTCGGGCAGCCTGTACACACTCACCCTCACAGGCGCCACCAAGTGGGGTGCCGTAACACCTTTGGGGGGCGTCGCCTTCTTAGTCGGCTGGCTCTTTCTCGCCATTTCAGCCATCGGCCGAGCCACATCCCCTGCCCTATCAAGCTATTAA
- a CDS encoding DUF1559 family PulG-like putative transporter, with translation MILLAARRHRPGLTLVEFVVVMAIIAVLVALLLPSVSRSREAARRTQCKNNLKQMGLAIQNYHETHNSFPAGYVLPPEGPYAGWGWGVSLLPNLDQRTLYEQIQFQGGLQQEYNKLEKNRLLAVFRCPSDPGSSAVPHLAVVTSGVRNGVVVPATVDAADIFPRSVYFGVAGYLPAELGGIERADVGETFENAGRLGRTGESYSPERRYCDQLSFRGTFAQNSNVKREDMKDGTSNVLMVGERASPASNSPGSVGHGTWLGVPDCTTSAGLAAALGDTSVKLNRASKGRDDSTGFGSFHTGGSHFLLADGTVRFLNENIAITTYRDLSTIDDRRPVGDF, from the coding sequence ATGATTCTGCTCGCCGCTCGCCGCCATCGGCCTGGGTTAACACTCGTCGAATTCGTCGTTGTAATGGCGATCATTGCAGTTTTAGTGGCCTTATTGCTCCCCTCGGTTTCGAGAAGCCGCGAAGCCGCCCGGCGGACTCAGTGTAAAAATAATCTGAAGCAGATGGGGTTGGCGATCCAGAACTATCACGAGACCCATAATTCTTTCCCCGCGGGTTATGTCCTGCCTCCAGAAGGCCCTTATGCTGGATGGGGCTGGGGTGTGAGTCTTCTGCCGAACCTTGACCAACGAACCCTGTACGAGCAAATTCAATTTCAAGGTGGTTTGCAGCAGGAGTACAACAAATTGGAGAAGAACCGTTTGTTGGCTGTATTTCGCTGTCCTTCTGATCCCGGTTCATCGGCTGTTCCGCATCTTGCGGTGGTGACCTCGGGTGTCCGAAATGGCGTCGTCGTTCCCGCGACTGTGGACGCTGCCGACATCTTTCCAAGGTCCGTTTACTTCGGGGTTGCAGGGTATCTGCCAGCAGAACTCGGCGGGATTGAGCGTGCAGATGTGGGTGAAACGTTTGAGAATGCCGGGCGTCTTGGAAGGACGGGGGAATCTTATTCGCCGGAACGTCGCTATTGCGATCAACTCAGCTTTCGTGGCACCTTCGCGCAAAACAGCAATGTAAAAAGGGAGGATATGAAAGATGGGACCAGTAACGTCTTGATGGTTGGGGAACGTGCTTCTCCTGCGAGTAATTCACCTGGTAGCGTCGGCCATGGAACATGGCTGGGTGTGCCGGATTGTACGACATCGGCGGGACTGGCCGCGGCGCTGGGCGATACCAGCGTGAAGCTGAATCGAGCATCTAAAGGACGAGATGACTCGACTGGCTTTGGCAGTTTTCATACTGGCGGGTCACACTTCCTGCTGGCGGATGGTACGGTCAGGTTCCTGAACGAAAATATCGCGATCACCACGTATCGTGACCTGTCGACGATTGATGATCGCCGGCCGGTCGGTGACTTTTGA
- a CDS encoding DUF1559 domain-containing protein, producing MKLSRSHNLRAGLTLTDVVIVIAILAVLAAFLLPNLRNTREAARRTQCKNNLKQFGLAYHNYHDTFSVLPAGYYLSVDGAYTGWGWGIHIAPYLDASNYYNGVNQYGGLQHEYNKPHMNPALSAYRCPSDELASRHVPHLAVVTSDVKDGVVIPATQDAANVFSRSNYFPVVGYLPMELGGIDRTDPGESQTNPGRLGNVGSLYSQTGRYCDQPNFGGAFGQNSGIPFEEIKDGLSNLFLLGERYVPTNVELGSVGHGTWLGVPDCTTPAGLAAALGDTSVKVNLGFKTRAETTGFGSSHTGGAHFLMGDGAVRFVSDNISITTYRDLSTIDDGREVGDF from the coding sequence ATGAAGTTATCGCGATCGCACAATCTTCGTGCTGGTTTGACTCTGACGGATGTGGTCATTGTCATTGCGATCCTTGCCGTCCTGGCGGCGTTTCTGCTGCCGAACTTGCGAAACACGCGCGAGGCCGCCAGGCGGACGCAGTGCAAGAATAATCTCAAGCAGTTTGGCCTCGCGTACCATAACTACCACGACACTTTTTCTGTCTTGCCCGCCGGCTACTACTTAAGCGTGGATGGCGCTTACACCGGATGGGGCTGGGGAATTCACATCGCGCCCTATCTCGATGCCAGCAATTACTACAACGGCGTCAATCAGTATGGTGGGTTGCAGCATGAGTACAACAAACCGCATATGAATCCGGCTCTTTCGGCATATCGCTGCCCTTCCGACGAATTGGCGTCAAGGCATGTTCCACATCTGGCGGTCGTCACTTCCGACGTGAAGGACGGCGTCGTCATTCCTGCCACACAGGATGCGGCCAATGTCTTCTCAAGATCGAACTATTTTCCGGTGGTCGGATATCTACCTATGGAACTAGGGGGGATCGACCGAACTGATCCAGGCGAATCTCAGACAAATCCAGGTCGTCTGGGGAATGTCGGAAGTTTGTATTCCCAGACGGGCCGCTATTGCGATCAGCCGAATTTTGGCGGCGCTTTTGGACAGAACAGCGGGATTCCGTTCGAAGAGATCAAGGACGGTCTTTCCAATCTGTTCTTGCTGGGTGAGCGTTACGTGCCTACGAATGTCGAACTCGGTTCCGTCGGCCACGGAACGTGGTTAGGTGTTCCCGACTGTACAACTCCTGCAGGATTGGCGGCCGCTCTGGGAGATACCAGCGTGAAGGTAAACTTGGGTTTTAAGACGCGCGCAGAAACCACGGGATTTGGAAGTAGTCACACCGGAGGGGCTCATTTTCTGATGGGTGACGGCGCGGTGAGGTTCGTCAGCGACAACATCTCGATCACGACTTACCGAGATCTGTCAACGATTGACGACGGTCGAGAAGTCGGCGACTTTTGA